One window from the genome of Nicotiana tomentosiformis chromosome 5, ASM39032v3, whole genome shotgun sequence encodes:
- the LOC104113941 gene encoding UDP-glycosyltransferase 75C1-like: MKKHHFLIISLPAQGHINPTLQLAKILARAGARCTFVTSVHGFRKMNNLPSIDGLFYASISDGHDDGRPKEMYFGDYLNDFKRVGSENLKNLLHKFTDDGYPVTCLVYTILFTWVAEVARECHAQSAFLAIQCATAFAIYYNLFTTNNGIYSSTTEIEPSFPIKLPELPLISRDDIPTFLLQSDSASSFMIPVMREHIKILESDSNPRVLINTFDALEEKSLKILEKIGVCSIGPLIPSAFCDGNDVNDKSFGCELFDKSENYSQWLDLKAEGSVVYVSFGSLAVLKEEQKEEILKGLLESERPFLWVIRSSNEDDKIKNENYGLNGKGMIVPWCSQMEILFHKSIGCFVSHCGWNSTLESIALGVPLIGYPQFSDQVTNIKMVEEVWGTGVRARAEEGIVKREELKRCLEILMGNGEKGNEIRRNVKKYGDLAMEAVRGGSSHYNLNKFLDSF; the protein is encoded by the exons ATGAAGAAACACCATTTCCTTATCATCTCTTTACCAGCACAAGGTCACATAAATCCCACTCTCCAGCTCGCCAAAATACTCGCACGCGCCGGTGCACGTTGCACCTTCGTCACATCCGTCCACGGCTTCCGCAAAATGAACAACCTACCGTCCATCGACGGACTATTCTACGCCTCCATCTCTGACGGCCACGACGACGGCAGGCCCAAAGAAATGTACTTCGGTGACTATTTAAACGATTTCAAGCGCGTGGGATCGGAAAACCTCAAAAACCTTCTTCACAAATTTACCGACGACGGCTATCCAGTTACTTGCTTAGTGTACACAATTCTCTTCACTTGGGTTGCCGAAGTGGCGCGTGAATGTCACGCGCAATCTGCATTTCTGGCCATTCAATGTGCTACTGCGTTTGCCATTTATTACAATTTGTTTACTACCAATAACGGGATTTACAGCTCGACTACTGAAATTGAGCCCTCATTTCCAATAAAATTACCGGAATTGCCACTAATTTCTCGTGATGATATTCCTACGTTCCTGTTACAGAGTGATTCGGCTTCTTCTTTTATGATCCCTGTAATGAGAGAACACATAAAAATTCTCGAAAGTGATTCAAATCCTCGTGTTTTAATCAACACGTTTGACGCGTTAGAAGAGAAATCACTGAAGATTTTGGAGAAAATTGGGGTATGTTCAATTGGTCCTTTGATTCCTTCAGCTTTTTGCGATGGAAATGATGTTAATGACAAGTCTTTTGGATGCGAACTGTTTGATAAATCTGAAAATTATTCACAGTGGTTGGACTTAAAAGCTGAGGGTTCAGTTGTTTATGTATCATTTGGGAGTTTAGCTGTGTTAAAAGAGGAGCAAAAGGAAGAGATTTTGAAGGGTTTATTGGAAAGTGAAAGGCCATTTTTATGGGTAATTAGATCAAGCAATGAAGATGATAAGATCAAGAATGAAAATTATGGCTTGAATGGAAAAGGGATGATTGTCCCTTGGTGTTCACAAATGGAG ATACTTTTTCATAAGTCAATCGGATGTTTCGTGAGTCATTGTGGATGGAATTCGACACTAGAAAGTATAGCATTGGGCGTGCCGCTGATTGGGTATCCACAGTTCTCTGACCAAGTGACAAACATCAAGATGGTGGAGGAAGTTTGGGGAACAGGTGTGAGAGCTAGAGCAGAAGAAGGAATTGTCAAAAGAGAAGAGTTAAAAAGGTGTTTGGAAATTTTAATGGGGAATGGAGAGAAAGGGAATGAAATAAGAAGGAATGTGAAGAAATATGGAGATTTGGCTATGGAAGCCGTGAGAGGAGGTTCCTCACATTATAATTTGAACAAGTTTTTAGATAGTTTTTGA
- the LOC104113938 gene encoding agamous-like MADS-box protein AGL80, with protein sequence MSEKGLKNTKVCSERKRKAKEKRKIATLFKMADELSTLCEAIVTIIIFSPGETFPIVWPDESEAMVRVTKYLGHSEYERSKKLVLHETYLEKQIKNLEEENNRKIARKSKEKEMEILFNQLFEGKMNTSDLDVAQTEGLLKLSARIKAKLDERKKQLNQQEQTSDVQCPSTFSNATTEGHDNEAGKKNDGLFNNID encoded by the coding sequence ATGAGTGAGAAGGGGCTTAAGAATACTAAGGTTTGTAGTGAAAGAAAGAGAAAAgccaaagaaaaaagaaaaattgctACTTTGTTTAAAATGGCAGACGAGTTGTCCACTCTATGTGAGGCAATAGTTACAATAATTATTTTTAGTCCAGGAGAAACCTTTCCTATTGTTTGGCCAGATGAAAGTGAGGCTATGGTTAGAGTTACTAAGTATTTAGGTCACTCTGAGTATGAAAGATCAAAGAAGTTAGTTTTACATGAAACCTACCTTGAAAAACAAATCAAAAATcttgaagaagaaaataataggaaaatcGCGCGAAAAAGTAAGGAGAAAGAAATGGAAATACTCTTCAATCAACTTTTCGAGGGAAAAATGAATACCAGTGACCTTGATGTTGCACAAACCGAAGGTTTGTTAAAGCTTTCTGCTCGTATAAAGGCTAAACTCGATGAGAGGAAGAAACAACTCAATCAACAAGAGCAGACTTCTGATGTTCAGTGTCCATCTACTTTCTCCAATGCAACAACAGAAGGCCATGACAACGAGGCGGGAAAGAAGAATGATGGACTTTTCAATAACATTGATTGA